The Euphorbia lathyris chromosome 2, ddEupLath1.1, whole genome shotgun sequence genome includes a window with the following:
- the LOC136219694 gene encoding protein NETWORKED 1A-like — protein sequence MATLSQSESRRLYSWWWDSHNSPKNSKWLQENLKDMDAKVKAMIKLIEEDADSFARRAEMYYKKRPELMKLVEEFYRAYRALAERYDHATVELRQAHRTMAEAFPNQVPYVLADDSPSGTSGPDGEPHTPETPHPIRAFLGPDDLQKDALGLLSANLQTMTSNGGFSDGSDSRIRKRGLKQLNEMFGTGLGVSNVSEVETEVQNLKKTLAEIQAEKEAVLLQYQQTLQKLSSMERELKEAGGLDERASRAEIEVQILKETLLKLEAERDAGLLQYTKSLETISSMENLISQMQDDVKGLDERAIKAETEAQALKQDLYRLQAEKEAWLIQYNQCLEIISVLENRVSQAEATSRMLSEQTEKAETEVEALKREVSVLNEEKEAVELRYEWCLERIAKLEGEMSHVQEDVKRLNCEVLTGNAKLKSVEEQYIVLERSNESLKMEADNLAEKIATKDQQLLEKEHNLEKLQDSLHHEQSQFLQVEAALHSQSQEEQRALALELEKRVQMLNDLEICNNYLQEDLQRVKDENKSLSESNSSSSNSLMTLQAEISSLKEMKDKLEEDLSLQVAQSDSLQQEICRLKEEMEVLNRRYQALIEQVSSTGLDPESLSSSFRDLQDENLKLEEVCKKVRDEKEDLYDRLRDMSKLLERNASLERSLSELNGKLEGSREKVTELQDSCQFLQGEKSGLAAEKAILLTQLQTMTDNMQTLLQKDVVLENSLSHANVELESLRVKSKSLEEYCQMLKNDRSSLQNERSSLVIQLENVEKRLGNLEMRFTRLEEKYSDLERQKESTLCEVKALQSHLGIEKQERVWYVQSSESRMADLEKQVVLLKEESKLGKKEFEEELDKAANAQVEILILQKFIQDLEEKNMSLLFECKKHVEASKLSNKLISELETENLEQQVEVEFLLDEIEKLRMGVRQVLKAVQFHSPIEHEEGIEEGQIPLHILDNIEDLKVSLVRSEDEKQQLVVENLVFLTSLGELRSEAAELASEKKMLDREFEMMTTHCTILEKDKDELLEKNRQLSLEVSKGEQQEKVLKAKLETQHEDLASLRGSHLALQEENSKALAENKTLLKKFSDLEEEIRVAEEENSDILQEALYLGSLSSVFKSVGTEKAEELEAVSNDLSCLHVINNELKKKVETLEEKLDAKEAESLHLNNIIEKLQQELQDRIDVTDQLNCQILIGEDFLRQKAAELSEAEQKLMATHDLNADLCRTIEELKRECEESKHSRQIIEKQILELVKDSTSQTKEIGCLKEENENLVLEVSSLSKELEERRTREENLSLELQERTNEFELWDAEASSFYFDLQLSSIHEVLLENKVQELSAVCESLQHEKAAKDIKIEQMNEKSAFLETELGELKAQLSAYAPVIATLRDNVESLEHNAHLSSKTSAGNQAQKGVNMAVHPQETKQEFRSNENVADGISDLLKIQDRIKAVENAVIKEMNSPPLQEIATTTAKVEYPVTGAERLRLRDLSNREKKEAELEDEPTNNSESYKCRLTEVKNGALMKDIQLDQVADFALYRKSNSEADSQMLELWESAEQQHHSLDVLDRITRKRAAARLAKANARRQSKGTNQTNREPSLEFQVDRELGIDKLEVSRSMRSQERRRGKILERLASDAQKLASLQTTVEDLKQHMALKKHSKKANNVEFERVKRQLQEAEDAIAHLVNANGQQTKGMEESRPSSSDGNESPVSDESDSVSRKKLIEQARKASEKIGRLQVELQSIHYALLKLEEEKRSKSKLRFSGSRTGILLRDFIYSGVRKSGSSRRRKKGCFCGCARPSTRED from the exons ATggcaaccttatcacaatctgAATCTAGGCGCCTTTATTCTTGGTGGTGGGACAGCCACAATAGTCCAAAGAATTCAAAATGGCTTCAGGAAAATCTTAAAG ATATGGATGCCAAAGTCAAAGCAATGATCAAACTCATTGAAGAGGATGCAGATTCATTTGCAAGAAGGGCAGAAATGTACTATAAGAAACGCCCAGAACTGATGAAATTAGTTGAAGAGTTCTACAGGGCTTACCGTGCATTAGCAGAGAGGTATGATCATGCAACTGTGGAGCTTCGTCAGGCCCATCGAACAATGGCAGAAGCATTTCCCAACCAAGTACCTTATGTTCTGGCTGATGATTCACCCTCAGGCACTTCAGGTCCTGACGGTGAGCCTCACACACCAGAAACGCCACATCCAATTCGTGCATTCCTTGGCCCAGATGACTTGCAGAAAGATGCTCTAGGACTCTTGTCAGCCAATCTGCAAACCATGACAAGCAATGGAGGGTTTTCCGATGGATCTGACTCTAGAATAAGGAAAAGGGGATTAAAACAGCTCAACGAGATGTTTGGAACTGGATTAGGAGTTTCAAATGTTTCAGAAGTTGAAACTGAAGTCCAAAACTTGAAGAAAACTCTTGCAGAGATTCAAGCTGAAAAGGAAGCTGTTCTTCTTCAGTACCAACAGACTTTGCAGAAGTTATCTAGCATGGAGAGAGAACTTAAGGAAGCCGGTGGACTTGATGAACGAGCAAGCAGAGCTGAAATTGAAGTTCAAATCCTGAAGGAAACCCTTCTCAAATTAGAAGCTGAGAGGGATGCTGGTCTACTTCAGTACACCAAATCTCTGGAAACAATATCTAGCATGGAGAATTTGATATCTCAAATGCAAGATGATGTTAAGGGACTTGATGAGAGAGCAATTAAAGCAGAAACAGAAGCTCAGGCTCTCAAGCAAGACCTTTACAGACTGCAGGCTGAAAAGGAAGCTTGGCTTATTCAGTACAATCAGTGCCTTGAGATTATATCTGTTTTAGAGAACAGAGTTTCACAAGCAGAGGCAACTTCCAGAATGCTTAGTGAGCAAACTGAAAAGGCAGAAACTGAAGTTGAAGCATTGAAGCGAGAAGTTTCCGTATTgaatgaagagaaagaggcTGTTGAACTTCGATATGAGTGGTGTTTGGAGAGAATAGCAAAACTGGAAGGTGAAATGTCTCATGTCCAAGAAGATGTCAAAAGGCTCAACTGTGAAGTTCTTACAGGGAATGCAAAATTGAAAAGTGTAGAAGAACAGTATATTGTGCTAGAGAGATCTAATGAATCTTTGAAGATGGAGGCAGACAATCTGGCAGAAAAAATAGCAACAAAGGATCAACAACTTTTGGAGAAGGAGCATAATTTGGAGAAACTTCAGGATTCACTTCATCATGAGCAGTCACAATTTCTTCAAGTAGAAGCTGCTTTGCACTCTCAATCTCAAGAGGAACAGAGGGCTTTGGCGCTAGAGCTTGAGAAAAGAGTCCAAATGCTGAATGATCTGGAGATATGCAACAATTACCTGCAGGAAGATCTCCAGCGTGTCAAGGATGAGAACAAGAGTCTCAGCGAATCAAACAGCTCTTCCAGCAATTCACTTATGACTTTGCAAGCTGAAATTTCTAGCTTGAAGGAAATGAAAGATAAACTAGAAGAGGACCTTTCCCTGCAAGTGGCCCAGAGTGATTCCTTACAGCAAGAGATATGCCGTTTGAAGGAGGAGATGGAGGTTTTGAACAGGAGATATCAGGCTTTAATAGAGCAAGTGAGCTCAACAGGCCTTGATCCTGAGAGCCTCAGTTCGTCATTCAGGGACTTGCAAGATGAGAACCTGAAGCTCGAAGAAGTCTGCAAGAAGGTCAGAGATGAAAAGGAAGATCTCTATGATAGGTTGAGGGACATGAGTAAGCTTCTGGAGAGAAATGCTTCTCTGGAGAGATCTCTGTCAGAACTGAATGGCAAGTTGGAAGGTTCAAGAGAAAAGGTCACAGAATTGCAGGACTCCTGCCAGTTTCTTCAAGGAGAAAAATCAGGTCTTGCTGCTGAAAAAGCAATATTGCTGACTCAGTTGCAAACTATGACTGATAATATGCAAACGCTCTTGCAGAAAGATGTAGTGCTTGAGAATTCGCTCTCTCATGCAAATGTTGAACTTGAAAGTTTGAGGGTGAAGTCAAAAAGTCTAGAAGAATATTGTCAGATGCTTAAAAATGACAGATCCAGTCTTCAAAATGAAAGAAGCAGCCTCGTAATCCAGCTGGAAAATGTTGAAAAGAGACTGGGCAACCTAGAAATGAGGTTTACAAGATTAGAAGAAAAGTACAGTGATCTGGAAAGGCAGAAAGAATCAACACTTTGCGAAGTTAAAGCATTGCAGAGTCACCTCGGTATAGAGAAACAAGAGCGTGTGTGGTATGTACAGTCAAGCGAGTCCCGAATGGCAGATCTGGAAAAGCAGGTCGTTCTGCTGAAAGAAGAAAGTAAGTTGGGTAAGAAAGAATTTGAAGAAGAACTAGACAAGGCTGCAAATGCCCAAGTTGAGATCTTGATTTTGCAGAAGTTTATACAGGATTTGGAAGAGAAGAACATGTCTCTGTTGTTTGAATGCAAGAAACACGTGGAGGCATCTAAACTGTCAAATAAACTAATATCAGAGTTGGAAACTGAGAATCTTGAGCAGCAGGTGGAAGTTGAATTCTTATTGGATGAAATTGAAAAGCTGAGAATGGGAGTACGCCAAGTGCTCAAGGCTGTTCAATTTCATTCGCCCATTGAACATGAAGAGGGGATTGAGGAAGGGCAAATTCCTCTTCATATTTTGGACAATATTGAGGACCTAAAAGTTTCACTTGTCAGGAGTGAGGATGAGAAGCAGCAACTGGTGGTTGAGAACTTAGTATTCTTAACTTCACTTGGAGAACTAAGATCAGAGGCTGCTGAACTTGCGTCGGAGAAGAAAATGCTTGATCGCGAGTTTGAGATGATGACTACGCATTGTACTATACTGGAAAAGGATAAGGATGAACTTCTGGAGAAGAACAGGCAGCTAAGTTTGGAAGTAAGTAAAGGAGAGCAGCAAGAGAAAGTATTAAAGGCTAAACTTGAAACTCAACACGAGGATCTTGCAAGTTTGCGGGGTTCTCACCTGGCACTACAAGAAGAAAACTCTAAGGCACTTGCGGAAAATAAAACTTTGCTTAAGAAATTTTCAGATCTCGAAGAGGAAATACGTGTAGCTGAAGAGGAAAACAGTGACATTCTCCAGGAAGCGCTATACCTTGGTAGCTTATCATCAGTTTTTAAGAGTGTTGGGACTGAGAAAGCTGAAGAACTTGAAGCAGTTTCCAATGATCTCAGCTGTCTCCATGTGATCAACAATGAACTAAAAAAGAAGGTTGAGACATTGGAGGAGAAGCTGGATGCAAAAGAAGCTGAGAGTCTACATCttaacaacataattgagaagtTACAGCAGGAACTGCAAGATCGAATAGACGTAACAGATCAATTAAACTGTCAAATTTTGATTGGAGAGGATTTTCTCAGACAGAAAGCTGCTGAGCTTTCAGAAGCAGAACAGAAGCTCATGGCCACACATGACTTGAATGCTGATTTATGCAGAACAATTGAGGAGCTGAAGAGGGAATGTGAAGAATCAAAACACAGTAGACAGATTATAGAGAAGCAGATTCTTGAACTTGTCAAAGATAGCACAAGTCAGACGAAGGAAATCGGATGTCTCAAAGAAGAAAATGAGAATTTGGTGTTAGaagtgagttcattgagcaaggAACTCGAAGAACGAAGGACCAGAGAAGAGAATTTGAGTTTGGAGTTACAAGAGAGAACCAATGAATTTGAACTCTGGGATGCTGAGGCTTCATCTTTCTATTTCGATCTTCAATTATCCTCCATACATGAGGTCTTACTTGAGAATAAAGTTCAAGAGCTGAGTGCAGTTTGTGAGAGTCTTCAACATGAAAAGGCGGCTAAGGATATCAAGATCGAACAGATGAACGAAAAATCTGCATTCTTAGAAACTGAACTTGGAGAATTGAAAGCTCAGTTGTCTGCATATGCTCCAGTGATAGCTACCCTAAGAGATAATGTGGAATCTCTTGAGCACAATGCTCATCTTTCCTCAAAAACTTCTGCAGGAAATCAAGCACAAAAG GGTGTAAATATGGCAGTTCACCCTCAGGAAACAAAGCAAGAATTCAGATCCAACGAAAATGTGGCAGATGGAATTTCAGATTTGCTGAAGATTCAAGACAGAATTAAAGCCGTAGAGAATGCAGTGATCAAAGAAATGAATAGCCCTCCATTGCAAGAAATAGCCACAACTACTGCTAAGGTAGAATATCCAGTCACAGGGGCTGAAAGGTTGAGGTTGAGAGACCTTTCaaacagagaaaagaaagaggcagaACTCGAGGATGAGCCCACTAACAATTCCGAGTCCTACAAGTGCAGGCTTACTGAGGTGAAGAATGGGGCTTTGATGAAAGATATTCAACTTGATCAGGTAGCAGACTTTGCCTTGTACAGGAAGAGCAATTCTGAGGCTGATAGCCAGATGCTCGAGTTATGGGAATCAGCTGAGCAACAGCACCATAGCCTTGATGTTCTGGATCGTATCACTAGAAAACGGGCAGCTGCAAGGTTGGCCAAAGCGAATGCACGTCGTCAGTCCAAAGGTACCAACCAGACTAATAGAGAACCATCTTTAGAGTTTCAGGTGGATAGGGAACTCGGTATTGACAAGCTGGAGGTGTCACGAAGCATGAGGAGTCAAGAAAGGAGAAGAGGAAAGATTTTGGAAAGACTTGCTTCTGATGCACAGAAATTGGCGTCGCTGCAAACAACTGTGGAGGATTTGAAACAGCACATGGCATTGAAGAAACATAGCAAGAAGGCCAACAACGTCGAATTCGAAAGAGTAAAGAGACAATTACAAGAAGCCGAGGATGCTATAGCGCACCTAGTTAATGCCAATGGTCAGCAAACAAAAGGCATGGAAGAAAGCCGCCCTTCATCATCAGATGGTAATGAATCACCAGTTTCGGATGAGAGTGACAGTGTCAGCAGAAAGAAACTGATAGAACAAGCACGGAAAGCATCAGAGAAGATAGGAAGGCTGCAAGTGGAGCTACAAAGCATCCATTACGCACTGCTAAAACTGGAGGAAGAAAAGAGAAGCAAAAGTAAGCTGAGGTTTTCAGGAAGTAGAACAGGAATCCTGTTGAGGGATTTCATCTATAGTGGTGTGAGGAAAAGTGGTAGCAgcaggaggaggaagaagggtTGTTTCTGTGGGTGCGCAAGACCTTCAACTCGTGAAGATTGA